In a genomic window of Gloeocapsopsis dulcis:
- a CDS encoding 2OG-Fe(II) oxygenase, with amino-acid sequence MGISVVRKEVARTNVATLPIKATTVLTRQDLVDLVQGKFIALCVTDYYPKWLCEQLCKRLLKLPEFARYLRAQNVGVQRTGMTFFETKGDPVLLERYYAEAQRMRTTIRKTCFPYLSPIDKLRVELEEIWSAGARLENIHGQPMMVGIARMFEDSFELPPHQDVLARDLVDNSSDGMLLSQLSANIYLREAKFGGELEIWGIKPSYQEFLKLACDDLHFDQNKLPPSEVLYKPRAGDLVLFDSGRVHAVRPSKQGPRVSMSCFVGYRGQNMPLTYWS; translated from the coding sequence ATGGGAATCAGTGTAGTTCGTAAAGAAGTGGCGCGCACAAATGTTGCAACATTACCTATTAAAGCCACAACAGTTCTCACACGACAAGACTTAGTTGATTTAGTACAAGGTAAATTCATTGCCTTATGTGTTACTGACTACTATCCAAAGTGGCTTTGCGAGCAACTGTGCAAAAGGTTGCTAAAACTTCCAGAGTTTGCCCGCTACTTACGAGCGCAAAATGTTGGTGTGCAAAGAACTGGAATGACTTTTTTCGAGACTAAAGGAGATCCAGTGCTCTTGGAACGCTACTATGCAGAGGCTCAGCGCATGCGTACTACTATCAGAAAGACTTGCTTCCCTTACCTTTCCCCAATTGATAAGCTGCGAGTTGAGCTGGAAGAAATATGGTCTGCAGGCGCTCGACTTGAGAATATTCATGGACAACCGATGATGGTTGGAATTGCACGTATGTTCGAGGATAGCTTTGAGCTTCCCCCACACCAAGATGTCTTAGCTCGTGATCTTGTAGATAACTCAAGCGATGGCATGCTTCTGTCTCAGCTTTCTGCAAACATATATTTACGAGAGGCAAAATTTGGCGGAGAGCTAGAGATTTGGGGAATAAAACCGTCCTATCAAGAGTTTCTCAAACTTGCTTGCGACGATCTCCACTTTGATCAAAATAAACTCCCACCATCAGAAGTGTTGTATAAACCACGTGCTGGCGATCTAGTTCTCTTTGATTCAGGGCGAGTTCATGCAGTACGTCCATCAAAACAGGGACCGCGAGTATCTATGTCATGTTTTGTAGGATATCGCGGTCAGAATATGCCTTTAACTTATTGGAGTTAA
- a CDS encoding PD-(D/E)XK nuclease family protein, with amino-acid sequence MRLSQGQLNLLERCPRQFQHTYLEQLGSPTSLEQQERLMWGSRFHLLMQQRELGLPIESLVQEDTQLQCWMSAFTSVAPEILTPDATQAFRESEHYRTLQIQDYLLTVIYDLLIADDRQAQILDWKTYPKPQNRRALTQNWQTRLYLYVLAETSEYLPEQLSMTYWFIQSENQPQSLKFTYNNVQHAKTAQQLNYLLNQLTQWLQRYEHGEPFPQITLGSKLCDLCQYATRCHRDDRYDAEASPQNLLPNLVNIQEVPL; translated from the coding sequence ATGCGTCTATCTCAAGGGCAGCTAAACTTACTTGAACGTTGCCCGCGTCAATTTCAACACACTTACTTAGAGCAACTTGGTTCTCCAACCAGCTTAGAGCAACAAGAACGCCTCATGTGGGGCAGTCGCTTTCACCTGCTCATGCAGCAGCGCGAACTTGGATTGCCAATTGAATCTTTAGTGCAAGAAGATACTCAACTACAATGCTGGATGAGTGCGTTTACCAGTGTTGCTCCAGAAATTTTAACACCAGATGCCACTCAAGCCTTCCGCGAAAGCGAACACTATCGCACATTGCAAATTCAAGATTATTTGTTAACAGTAATTTATGACTTATTAATTGCAGACGATCGCCAAGCCCAAATTCTCGATTGGAAAACTTACCCCAAACCCCAAAATCGTCGCGCTTTAACACAAAACTGGCAAACACGTCTTTACTTATATGTCTTAGCAGAAACCAGCGAATATCTCCCTGAACAGCTTTCTATGACTTACTGGTTTATTCAGTCAGAGAATCAGCCACAAAGTCTCAAATTTACCTATAACAACGTCCAGCACGCAAAAACGGCACAACAACTAAACTATCTATTAAACCAACTAACACAATGGTTGCAACGTTACGAACACGGCGAACCATTTCCACAAATAACATTAGGGAGTAAGCTGTGCGATCTTTGTCAGTATGCAACCCGCTGTCATCGCGACGATCGCTACGATGCAGAAGCATCCCCTCAAAACTTACTGCCAAATCTTGTAAATATTCAAGAAGTCCCATTATGA
- a CDS encoding GNAT family N-acetyltransferase, with translation MTHDTTEPAHTSSVYVRELEIDDLAPVYHLGERLFTSDLYPYLYRTWDKWEVIGLYNTDPEYCLVAEIDGELAGFILGTVITKGSWTYGYIIWLGVNPNFQRRGVGDTLVDKLIERMIEDGARFMLVDTDPANVPAVQFFQRKGFGNSRQHIFLSMNLSKNEYYGRLIAYERQKAERAGYKRSRPAVLSRKPEGIAGEVALNSLVDENSE, from the coding sequence ATGACGCACGACACTACAGAACCGGCACATACATCCTCAGTGTATGTCCGCGAACTAGAAATTGATGACCTTGCTCCTGTATATCATTTGGGAGAACGGTTATTTACCAGCGACTTATATCCTTACTTGTACCGCACATGGGATAAGTGGGAGGTGATTGGGCTTTACAACACTGATCCTGAATACTGTCTTGTTGCAGAAATCGACGGCGAACTGGCAGGTTTTATTTTAGGCACAGTCATTACAAAAGGTTCTTGGACATACGGTTACATCATCTGGTTAGGAGTTAACCCTAATTTCCAACGTCGTGGGGTTGGCGACACGTTGGTAGACAAACTAATTGAACGGATGATTGAAGATGGTGCGCGGTTCATGCTAGTTGATACTGATCCTGCCAATGTCCCCGCCGTCCAATTTTTTCAGCGTAAAGGCTTTGGTAACAGCCGTCAGCATATCTTCTTATCAATGAACTTAAGTAAAAATGAATACTACGGTAGGTTAATTGCTTACGAAAGACAAAAAGCCGAAAGAGCAGGATATAAGCGATCGCGTCCCGCTGTGCTATCGCGCAAACCCGAAGGAATCGCCGGTGAAGTTGCCCTCAATTCTCTAGTAGACGAAAATAGTGAATAG